The genomic segment CCCTCTTGTGCCAGCGCGGGCGTGGCGAAAAACAACCCCACAAGGGCAACAGCGATCAGGACAAAACGACGGGTGGTGGGTATGATCATCGGAAACATTCCTTCGGGAATCTACGTATGAAAGCATGAACAGCGATCTTGTGCTGATTATAGCGAATCGCTGCAAAGTAAGGAGTCGTTACGCAATGGCACGCCTTCTCCCCCCCGGACCGAAAGGACACCCTTTGCTTGGGATGCTGCCTCAAATGCGCAGCCACCGCCTGCAACTGGTGAGCGATCTCTACCACACCTTTGGCGAGATAAGCAGTTTTCGTTTGGCGACGAAGCGTACCTTCTTTTTTATAAATCCTGACGATGTGCGGGCGGTGTTTTGGTTGAACACGCCGACAAAATGCACAAAGGCACATTTCTCAAGCGGAATGTTGGACCGATTATCGGACAAGGGCTGTTGCTGAGCGAGGGGGATTTCCACCGCCACCAACGGAGGTTGATTCAACCTGTGTTCAACCATGCCAAAATCGCCGGATTTGGCGAATCGATGGTTCATTACACCCATCAGCGGTGGTTGAGGTGGCGTGACGAGGAGCAGATTGATCTGGCGCATGAGATGTCGGCGCTCACCCTTCAGATTGTGGCAAAGACCCTCTTTGATGCCGATGTGGACTCAGACACCGATCATGTCAGCATGACCGTCACCGCCGGAATGCGTTTGGTCAACAATGCCTTCGGTCCCCGCCCCCCATGTGGCTGCCAACCCCGAACAACCGCCGCCCTCGGGCAATCCGCGAGAATTTGGATCAAGTCTTGATGGCGATTATCAATGAACGGCGGCAGTCCGGTGAGGATCGCGGCGATCTGCTTTCGATGCTGCTTGCCGCCCGCGATGAGGACACCGATCAGGGGATGGATGATGACCAACTTCACGATGAAGCGATGACCTTGTTCCTTGCCGGACATGAGACAACGGCGAATGCACTCAGTTTTGCCTTTTACCTCTTGGCAAAACATCCCGAAGTGGAACAGCGTTTGCTTGCCAAATTGAAGGATATTGTGGGCGAACGGCTGCCCACCGCAAAGGATGTCTCCAAGCTGCCTTACTTGGATCACGTTTTGAAAGAGACGATGCGCCTTTACCCGCCGGCGGAGACGCCACCCGCCCTTGAACCGATGATCACTTTGCGCCCCCGCGATGGAATCCCGATGCGGGTGCGCCTGCGGCAAGAGGCACAGCTTAGCGCTGGCGACGTGGCGGGGTGACAGGCGCTCAGGCGAGGATGATCACTTCGTCCCCGACCCGCACCGTTCCGGGCGCGGCGTGGATCAGGTTTTGCCCAAACAGCACCCCCCGCTCGGAATCACGGTAGGTTGCCAGCGTGCGCAAAGGTTCTTTGCCGCGCTTCGCCGTTTCCTGATCCGTCGTCGTAATGGTGCAGCGGGCGCACGCTTTCACCACATCAAAGATCATCGCGCCAATCCGAATCTGTTTCCAGCCATCCTCGGCATAGGCATCTACGCCGCGCACGACTAGATTAGGGCGAAACCGATTCATGGGAAGCGGTGTGTCAAGGCGGGTGTTCAGATCGGCAAGGGATTCCTCGCTGATCAAGAGGAAGGGGTAGCCATCGGCAAAACCGACCTGATCGCTCGTCCGTTTGGCATAGCGTTGATCAACCTGACGGATATGATCGTCCGCCATCCGCACAAGGCGGAGCGGCGATTCTAGCGTATCGCTCAGCCACTGGGCAGCATCGTCGCCCTGATCAAACGCCTCACATTCGCTATCCCACACGGTGACACTCATCCGCCGCCCATCCATCCCCAGCGGAAGGGACAAGGGCGACATCGCCGGGGCGTTTATGGTGAGCATCCCACTGTGGATCGTCGGATGGATCAACGCCAGGCGAGGCAGTTCGCGCTGCGTCACAAAATCACCGTGCGGGTCAACAATCAGCCAATGGCGGTCATAGCGAAAGCCACGCCAATCCGCCTCCCCAACCTCAAGCGTTACACCGCCAC from the Anaerolineales bacterium genome contains:
- a CDS encoding cytochrome P450, which codes for MWLPTPNNRRPRAIRENLDQVLMAIINERRQSGEDRGDLLSMLLAARDEDTDQGMDDDQLHDEAMTLFLAGHETTANALSFAFYLLAKHPEVEQRLLAKLKDIVGERLPTAKDVSKLPYLDHVLKETMRLYPPAETPPALEPMITLRPRDGIPMRVRLRQEAQLSAGDVAG
- a CDS encoding MOSC domain-containing protein; the protein is MPPIVTALHYYPIKSCGGVTLEVGEADWRGFRYDRHWLIVDPHGDFVTQRELPRLALIHPTIHSGMLTINAPAMSPLSLPLGMDGRRMSVTVWDSECEAFDQGDDAAQWLSDTLESPLRLVRMADDHIRQVDQRYAKRTSDQVGFADGYPFLLISEESLADLNTRLDTPLPMNRFRPNLVVRGVDAYAEDGWKQIRIGAMIFDVVKACARCTITTTDQETAKRGKEPLRTLATYRDSERGVLFGQNLIHAAPGTVRVGDEVIILA
- a CDS encoding cytochrome P450; amino-acid sequence: MARLLPPGPKGHPLLGMLPQMRSHRLQLVSDLYHTFGEISSFRLATKRTFFFINPDDVRAVFWLNTPTKCTKAHFSSGMLDRLSDKGCC